The genomic DNA GACAGGAATGGCGGGGCATTTCTCACTGCGATGATGAAGGAAACGTGCTGCGTCGCATCATCGTTCACTTGTGAGTTGCTACCGGGAAGCGTATCCTCGTTTGTGCAAGAACGTGACGATCACCGGATTGCCTCCCCCCCTGAAAATCCTTCCTGACTTCGGAGTGAAACGATGAAAAACTTCTTACTTTCGGTGACTGCACTCGCATTCATGACTCAGGTTTCTTATGCCATCGATATTACGTTGAAGGTTGGTGATAAAGCTCCAGAGTTCACCGTCAAAGACGATGCTGGCAAAGACTGGAAAGCGAGCGATCACTTCGGCAAGAAAATTGTCGTCGTCTACTTTTACCCTGCAGACATGACGGGTGGCTGTACTGCTCAAGCTTGTGGCTTCCGTGACGATCTTGGCAAGCTGCAAGATAAGAATGTGGAAGTCGTCGGAGTGAGTGGCGATTCGGTTCGCAATCACCAACTCTTCAAGAAAGTTCACGATCTCAACTTTACACTTCTGGCAGATCCCACAGGAGAAGTCGCTGCAGCGTTTGGTGTTCCGTTTACAAAAGGGGAAAAGTCGATCACTCGCGAGATCGATGGGAAAGAAGAAGTCTTGACCCGTGGGGTGACCACAAAACGCTGGACTTTTGTTGTTGATGAAAAGGGCAAAGTCGTTTACAAGAACGAGCAAGTTAAAGCTGCTGTCGACAGTAAGAAAATCATGGAAGTCGTGAGTAACTTGAAATAGTCAGGGGAATCCCTTCCACTTCCGCACAAAACGGCACAGAATCGGAAACGGTTCCGTGTCGTTTATTTGTATCATCTCTGATGGGTTTGAGCTTTATGAACCGGATTGCATTTTCCTGCTTGTTGTCGTTGTTTCTCACTTCAGCTGTTTTTGCAGAGCCGAATTTTGTCATCTTTGTTGCGGACGATATGGCTTGGGATGACTGTGGTGCGTATGGCCATCCATCGATCAAAACGCCGAATATGGACAAGCTGGCTAGAGAAGGGATGCGGTTTGACCGTGCTTACCTCACTTGTTCATCCTGTAGTCCGAGTCGCTGCTCGATGCTGACAGGGCGATATCCTCATTCCACAGGAGCTGCGGAGCTTCACCTTCCGCTTCCTGCAACGCAAACGTTGTTCACGACTCCGCTTCGAGAGCAGGGCTACTACACAGCGGCTGTGGGGAAATGGCATCTTGGAAATGCAGTCGTACCGCAGTTCGATTTGGTCAAGCCGGGAGGCGGACCAGGCGGTGAAGAGCATTGGGTTGGTGTGCTTCAAAATCGTCCGAAAGACAAACCTTTTTTCATGTGGCTTGCAGCCACTGATCCCCACCGAGGATACAAACCGGGTGCGATTGATCCGCCGCATACCCTGGCCGACGTTCGCGTCCCTCCGATCTTCCCGGAGACCAGTGAAGTCAAGAAAGACCTCGCGTTGTATTACGATGAAATCGGTCGATTTGATGAATACATTGGCAAGGTCGTCGACGAACTCGACAAGCAGGGGGTTCTCGATGAAACATTCATCCTCGTGATCAGCGACAACGGACGCCCGTTTCCCCGCTGTAAAACAACTGTGCTCGAAGATGGCGTGAAGACTCCATTTATTGTTCGGTATCCGCCTCTCGTCCAACCAGGATCGGTCTGCAGTTCTCTTGTAAGCACCATCGACATCGCTCCGACAGTTGTAGAACTCGCCGGAGCCAAACAACTCGACTCATTTCAAGGCAAGACTTTTACTCAAACATTGCGATATCCCGAAACGATCCGGCACTTAATGGTGTATTCCGAACACAACTGGCACGACTACCGTGCTTTCGAACGCAGCGTTTGCACAGAACGATATCGCTACGTAAGAAACTGGATTCCTGAGCTCCCTTTAACCCCACCTGCTGACGCGGTTCAAAGCCCCACGTATGACGAAATGAAACGTCTAAAAGAAGCGGGAAAGCTAACCGAAGCACAACTCTCACTGTTCAAGCAACCTCAACCCGAGGAAGCACTTTACGATGTCCTTAACGATCCCCACTGCTTGAACAATTTGCTAGAAGGGGACTCAGTCACTGAGGAAATTCGCCAAATTCATTATCAACATCGGGGGATGTTGACTCAGTGGCAGTCCGACACGCAAGACACTTTCCCCGGCATCGACAAGTTGACACCCGATGGATTCGACCGAGTCACTGGTAAACGAATTCCCGGCGTGGCGGCCCCGCATCCCTCGTTGAAGAAGTAGTCCCGACTCAGGGACATCACACTTGGCGTGCGCCTCACGAAGAGGTGTACGTAGCTATGGGCTCTCGCCTCTTTGCGTCAGCATCGCCCGCGCGAGATCTCTTCCAGTTGGCTTTCGCTCGATTTTCGCGATGAAGGTGAATCCTGAAATGACTTTGCCCACAAGCGCCTGCTTGTGGGCAAAGATTTCTGTAACATTTTTCGAATCTGTATTCGCGATCTGCTTCGTGGAGATGTGCGATTTTCTAGATGGAAAGCACCCTTGATAGCGCTCGAAACATGAACGTGTTCAAGCAACAACTTCTCAGCCAGTTGCGAAACAGAATGGAGTTGGCGTTATGACGATAATTTCCAGTGCGTTTGACGTAGCACTGCGAGTGGTTGCGATTTGATTTTTTCGTACCACACGGTCAGCAATGTGCCATCATCGAGTTGAACGGTTGACGGGTAGCCCAAATCGCCCGAGGTCGCGTCATCGCTGATCGTGATCGCTTCGGACCAGGTTTTCCCGTTGTCTGAACTGACTCTCGCCAGGTTCCCCAATGGCTTACGGCGATGTCCATAAGACATCAGTAGGCGACCATCTTTGAGCTTCAGTAAATGTGACGGTAAACCCCAGACTCCGATGGAACGTGGCTTCGTCCAGGTTTTTCCTCCATCGCTTGAAACAGTTTGCAGCGTTTCTCCAGCGTTGTTTTTGTTGTGGTTGCGGATATGTGTGATCAGGTCGCCGTTATCTGCCTCAACCATGTGGAGTTCATGGTAATTGTTCGGATCGTCTCCATCTCGAGGAGGGATTTCTGAGAACCATTCCCATGTTTCCCCGTCATCGTTCGAAACCGAAAGTCCGATGCGAGGGTTCTCAAGCCAAAGCTGTTTGCCGGCATAAAGGATTCGACCATCCTTGAGTTGGGTCGGGCCATGAGGGCTGTTGACCAGGCTGTCGTTTTTGGTGGACCATGTCAGTCCGTTATCAGTTGAGCGGAGGATCCACGTTCCGAGTTGTTCCTTCCGTTGCTTCTCTGGAATACGATGGCCTTCAGCTAGCCACCTTGCCATTTTCTCCTCGGACCAGGAACCATTGTTTTTGGCTTTGGTGATGTTGCTTTCATAAGCCAGCGACGAAAATGTCGTCACCAGAATCGTGCCTTTGGCGGTCTCCAGAACACCAGCATCCCGATCGTCAATTGCAGAATCGAGCAATGTTCGTGGCCACGTCCAGGTCTTTCCGTCGTCTTCAGAGGTCATCCATTCGACAGTCCCGAACGGGCAGACATGTGCTTCACGACGTCCCGACCAGACCAGCATCAAGCGGCCTGACTTTTGTCGTCCCAGTGTCGACCAGCCATGATAATATTGCGGTTGTTGGCTGATGATCTTAGTTGAGAGGATCTCGGCGGAGATGCCGTCGGCGAAGACTGATCGAGGCAACAGGCAGGAACCAGCAGCAAGGCTGGCGGTGCATAGAAATGATCGGCGAGTCGTAGTCGTTTGCATGGTGGACATTTTCTAGCTTTGATGTTCAAGAGGATAGAACATATGAGGAAGGACAGTTAAGGACTTCCCAAAGCATGAAGCGTTTCGCCACCCACTTCAAGTCTCTGGCGAAAATGCGGCTCGACGATAGCATTTTTCGAATTGGTGTTCGCGTTCTGCCTCGTGGCGAACACCAATTTCGCTTGTGAAACGCGCTCTTCACGGGCACATCGTGGAGCAAACGGCTCTATTTGTTAAACAGGAAGTGGCAGATGTCACCATCCTGCATGACGTACTCTTTTCCTTCAATTCGAAGCTTTCCGGCAGCTCGAATCGCAGATTCTTTCTCGTGTTCCTGCAAAGCTTCAAGGCTGTAAACTTCGACTCGGATGAAGCCTTTTTCGAAGTCGGTATGGATGACACCGGCAGCTTGAGGACCAGTCGCACCGACGGGGATTGTCCAGGCACGGACTTCTTTAACGCCAGCGGTGAAATAACTTTGCAGTCCAAGGGTGTGGTAGATCGCCCGTGCCAGCACAGCCAGCGCAGGTTCCTCAAGCCCGACGGACTCCAACATTTCCGTTCGGTCTGCCTGATCAAGTTCGGCGATTTCGGACTCGAGTTTTGCACAAACTGGAACCACATCAGCGCCAGTTTTCTCCGCGAATTCACGAAGTTGTTGCACAAGCGGTCCTTCGCCGGTCAAGTCGTTTTCGTCAACGTTGGCAACATATAAGACTGGCTTGGCTGTCAACATTCCATAACCGTTGACGATTTTGGCTTCCTCTTTATCAAGCTCCAGTTTTCGCAGCGGTTCCTCTTTGTCGAGATGTGCCTGACACTTCTCGATGACCGCGACACGCTTCTTCGCATCGGCGTCTCCGCTGCGCGCTGTTCGCTGCGCTTTGCCGATGGCATTGTCGAGCATTTGCATGTCGGCGAGCATGAGTTCGGTTTCGATAATGTCGATGTCGT from Thalassoglobus polymorphus includes the following:
- a CDS encoding peroxiredoxin; this translates as MKNFLLSVTALAFMTQVSYAIDITLKVGDKAPEFTVKDDAGKDWKASDHFGKKIVVVYFYPADMTGGCTAQACGFRDDLGKLQDKNVEVVGVSGDSVRNHQLFKKVHDLNFTLLADPTGEVAAAFGVPFTKGEKSITREIDGKEEVLTRGVTTKRWTFVVDEKGKVVYKNEQVKAAVDSKKIMEVVSNLK
- a CDS encoding sulfatase family protein, which produces MNRIAFSCLLSLFLTSAVFAEPNFVIFVADDMAWDDCGAYGHPSIKTPNMDKLAREGMRFDRAYLTCSSCSPSRCSMLTGRYPHSTGAAELHLPLPATQTLFTTPLREQGYYTAAVGKWHLGNAVVPQFDLVKPGGGPGGEEHWVGVLQNRPKDKPFFMWLAATDPHRGYKPGAIDPPHTLADVRVPPIFPETSEVKKDLALYYDEIGRFDEYIGKVVDELDKQGVLDETFILVISDNGRPFPRCKTTVLEDGVKTPFIVRYPPLVQPGSVCSSLVSTIDIAPTVVELAGAKQLDSFQGKTFTQTLRYPETIRHLMVYSEHNWHDYRAFERSVCTERYRYVRNWIPELPLTPPADAVQSPTYDEMKRLKEAGKLTEAQLSLFKQPQPEEALYDVLNDPHCLNNLLEGDSVTEEIRQIHYQHRGMLTQWQSDTQDTFPGIDKLTPDGFDRVTGKRIPGVAAPHPSLKK
- a CDS encoding sialidase family protein — protein: MQTTTTRRSFLCTASLAAGSCLLPRSVFADGISAEILSTKIISQQPQYYHGWSTLGRQKSGRLMLVWSGRREAHVCPFGTVEWMTSEDDGKTWTWPRTLLDSAIDDRDAGVLETAKGTILVTTFSSLAYESNITKAKNNGSWSEEKMARWLAEGHRIPEKQRKEQLGTWILRSTDNGLTWSTKNDSLVNSPHGPTQLKDGRILYAGKQLWLENPRIGLSVSNDDGETWEWFSEIPPRDGDDPNNYHELHMVEADNGDLITHIRNHNKNNAGETLQTVSSDGGKTWTKPRSIGVWGLPSHLLKLKDGRLLMSYGHRRKPLGNLARVSSDNGKTWSEAITISDDATSGDLGYPSTVQLDDGTLLTVWYEKIKSQPLAVLRQTHWKLSS
- the ychF gene encoding redox-regulated ATPase YchF, encoding MEAGIVGLPNVGKSTLFNALTCSQSAQSANYPFCTIEPNEGIVSVPDGRLEIIASFVNPERILPAALKLVDIAGIVKGASEGEGLGNKFLSHIREVDAIIQVVRCFEDDDITHVSGKVDPVNDIDIIETELMLADMQMLDNAIGKAQRTARSGDADAKKRVAVIEKCQAHLDKEEPLRKLELDKEEAKIVNGYGMLTAKPVLYVANVDENDLTGEGPLVQQLREFAEKTGADVVPVCAKLESEIAELDQADRTEMLESVGLEEPALAVLARAIYHTLGLQSYFTAGVKEVRAWTIPVGATGPQAAGVIHTDFEKGFIRVEVYSLEALQEHEKESAIRAAGKLRIEGKEYVMQDGDICHFLFNK